In Clostridium sp. JN-1, one genomic interval encodes:
- a CDS encoding amidohydrolase: MNSILEKSKQIQDWVVNLRRDFHRHPEPSLKEIRTSKIVADELSKMGIKVYHICGTGVIGILEGKAPGKVIALRADMDALSVTEKTNLPFASENPGFMHGCGHDCHTSMLLGAAKLLSEMRDQFNGTVKFIFQPAEELAVGAKKLVENGVLKNPDVDFIFGMHIWADTPLNKVILQEGPFMASGDIWSLNIKGKSSHGSAPWQGIDAIVCASAIIQSIQTIPSRINDARSPIVINVGTIKGGERFNVTPGDVQIEGMNRAFSAYSRKKIPEWIEKIAKNTCEAYGCKYEFNYNFKCAVTVNDRQGTKLIKNSIIKLIGEEGIIPSEKIMGSEDFSEYLEHVPGVLMLLGGRNEKNGCCYSHHSNYFNVDENALPIGVASYVQIALDYLND; the protein is encoded by the coding sequence ATGAACAGCATACTTGAAAAATCAAAACAAATACAAGATTGGGTTGTTAATTTAAGAAGGGATTTCCATAGACATCCTGAACCATCACTTAAAGAAATCAGAACTTCAAAAATAGTTGCAGACGAACTTTCAAAAATGGGAATTAAGGTTTATCATATCTGTGGAACTGGAGTAATAGGTATATTAGAAGGAAAAGCTCCTGGAAAAGTTATTGCTTTAAGAGCAGATATGGACGCACTTTCCGTTACTGAAAAAACCAATCTTCCCTTTGCTTCAGAAAATCCAGGATTTATGCATGGCTGCGGACATGATTGTCATACATCAATGCTTTTAGGCGCCGCAAAGCTCTTATCTGAAATGAGGGATCAATTTAATGGTACTGTAAAATTTATATTTCAACCAGCTGAGGAATTAGCAGTAGGTGCTAAAAAATTAGTGGAAAATGGTGTGTTAAAAAATCCTGACGTAGACTTCATTTTCGGCATGCACATATGGGCTGATACTCCTTTAAATAAGGTAATACTTCAAGAGGGACCTTTTATGGCAAGTGGAGATATTTGGAGTCTAAATATAAAGGGAAAATCCAGTCATGGTTCTGCCCCATGGCAGGGAATAGATGCAATTGTCTGTGCCTCAGCAATTATACAAAGTATACAAACAATTCCAAGCAGAATAAATGACGCCAGATCACCTATAGTAATAAATGTGGGTACAATAAAAGGCGGAGAAAGATTCAATGTTACTCCTGGAGATGTTCAAATAGAAGGTATGAATAGAGCTTTTAGTGCATATTCTAGAAAAAAAATACCTGAATGGATTGAAAAAATAGCGAAAAATACCTGTGAAGCTTATGGATGCAAGTATGAATTTAATTATAATTTTAAATGTGCTGTAACAGTAAATGATAGACAAGGAACAAAACTTATTAAAAACTCAATTATAAAGCTTATTGGAGAAGAAGGTATTATTCCATCTGAAAAAATAATGGGCTCTGAAGACTTTTCAGAATACCTTGAGCATGTACCTGGAGTGTTAATGCTGTTAGGTGGAAGAAATGAAAAAAATGGCTGCTGTTACTCTCATCATTCAAACTACTTTAATGTAGATGAAAATGCATTGCCAATAGGTGTTGCATCTTATGTTCAAATAGCTCTTGATTACCTCAATGATTAG
- a CDS encoding sigma 54-interacting transcriptional regulator, with translation MEFSKDVTSKMIKEYMCKSMDMVFNQIPVPIVFVDSKCKIVSLNNGFLDYLGMKNEEVKGKCVSDIDPNARLPIVLKTGKAEIGHRHKLEGRKEVIADRIPIFHNKRIIGGVSIIIIDDLNYLYNLINENHLMRNLNINKMVNIPKLYSSKYTFDDILTNSPNMQKCKNQASIFADTDFTVLITGESGVGKELFAHAIHHKSRRKDKPFIRVNCAAIPENLMESELFGYEEGAFTGASKKGKIGKFQLANTGTIFLDEIGELPVNMQTKLLRVLQEKEIEPIGSNKILNIDVRVIAATNCHLLEKVNKGEFRLDLYYRINVLNLEIPPLRERKSDIPILIKCITDKFYKSYGILKRFPENVVNILCLYDWPGNIRELNNVIERITVLSKNEVIGMDSIPGYILGLNKDDKDCCNEIKTHSGNLKKSVLELENKIIIETLIRNNFNKSKTSKELGIPRVTLYRKLREIYSCQNDHS, from the coding sequence ATGGAATTCAGTAAAGATGTGACAAGTAAGATGATAAAAGAATATATGTGTAAGTCAATGGATATGGTTTTTAATCAAATACCAGTCCCCATAGTCTTTGTTGATTCCAAATGTAAAATAGTTTCTTTAAATAATGGATTTTTAGATTATCTAGGTATGAAAAATGAAGAGGTGAAAGGAAAATGTGTTAGTGATATAGATCCCAATGCTAGACTCCCAATAGTACTTAAAACTGGTAAAGCTGAAATTGGACATAGACATAAGCTAGAAGGTAGAAAAGAGGTTATAGCTGATAGAATTCCAATTTTTCATAATAAGAGAATAATTGGTGGAGTTAGTATCATAATAATTGATGATTTAAATTATCTTTATAATTTAATAAATGAAAATCACTTAATGAGAAATTTAAATATAAATAAAATGGTTAATATACCTAAGTTATATAGTTCAAAATATACCTTTGACGATATTTTAACTAATTCTCCCAATATGCAGAAATGCAAAAATCAAGCTAGTATATTTGCAGATACTGATTTTACTGTTTTAATTACTGGTGAAAGTGGGGTTGGAAAAGAACTTTTTGCTCATGCCATTCATCATAAAAGCAGGCGAAAGGACAAGCCTTTTATAAGAGTGAATTGTGCAGCAATACCAGAAAATCTTATGGAATCGGAACTTTTCGGCTATGAAGAAGGTGCATTTACTGGTGCATCAAAAAAGGGGAAGATAGGAAAATTTCAGTTAGCAAATACAGGAACAATCTTCCTTGATGAAATAGGAGAATTGCCAGTGAATATGCAGACAAAGCTTCTTAGAGTACTCCAGGAAAAGGAGATAGAACCAATAGGAAGTAATAAAATCCTCAATATAGATGTAAGAGTTATAGCTGCAACTAACTGTCACTTATTAGAGAAAGTGAATAAGGGTGAATTTAGGTTAGATTTATATTATAGGATTAACGTTTTAAATTTGGAGATACCGCCATTAAGAGAAAGAAAATCAGATATACCAATTTTAATTAAATGTATTACTGATAAATTTTATAAAAGTTATGGAATACTTAAAAGGTTTCCAGAGAATGTTGTAAACATATTATGTCTATATGATTGGCCGGGAAATATAAGGGAGTTAAATAATGTGATAGAAAGAATAACTGTACTATCTAAAAATGAGGTTATTGGTATGGATAGTATACCAGGATATATACTGGGTTTAAATAAAGATGATAAAGACTGCTGTAATGAAATAAAAACTCATAGTGGTAATTTAAAAAAATCCGTTTTAGAGTTAGAAAATAAAATAATAATAGAAACTTTAATAAGAAATAATTTTAATAAATCTAAAACATCAAAGGAATTAGGTATACCAAGAGTAACTCTTTATAGAAAATTGAGAGAAATATACTCTTGTCAAAATGACCATTCGTGA
- a CDS encoding PTS transporter subunit EIIC yields the protein MAKKDYTNLAKTIIKNVGGKENIKNLIHCITRLRFYLKDETIPNDDVLRNSDGIIDVIRASGQYQVVIGNDVTNVFDAVMKELGTEFADKPVENVEENENDNKISKGINKLIGIITGSMTPVIGVIAASGIIKGILALLTLPQLGALLNPNSTIYITISAMADSAFYFLPVIVGFSAAKRLGGDPIIAAVIGGVLTYPQIVTWGKGFKPMFSIAGFHFQYLNYTYSIFPMILAAWLAKKLETWLKEKLPSYLQMIFNPLITILVVSSITLVITGPVIQGLANGIADFINLLVTASGWLGGLIIGGFYQILVIFGLHWGVVPLVAQQISSSGHSSLNAIISGTMVSQGAAVLAVALKSKKDNLKSLGIASAISAFCGVTEPAIYGVNLRYRKVFISGLIGSAASGLITGLMHGNMYGFTGSLIGFSSFFNPKNPTELNSFYAFLLSSAAAIIISFITTWFWGYNDNMAARNKVEKKQNPGKVH from the coding sequence ATGGCTAAGAAAGATTATACAAACCTGGCCAAGACAATTATAAAAAATGTAGGGGGAAAGGAAAATATTAAAAATCTTATACATTGTATTACCAGGCTGCGTTTTTATTTAAAAGATGAAACTATTCCTAATGATGATGTTCTGCGTAATAGTGATGGTATTATTGATGTTATTAGGGCTTCCGGTCAATATCAAGTAGTTATTGGTAATGATGTTACAAATGTTTTTGACGCAGTAATGAAGGAATTAGGTACTGAATTTGCAGATAAACCAGTAGAAAATGTAGAAGAAAATGAAAATGATAATAAAATTTCTAAAGGCATCAATAAATTGATTGGCATTATCACTGGTTCGATGACTCCGGTTATTGGTGTTATTGCTGCTTCCGGTATTATAAAAGGTATTTTGGCATTATTAACTCTACCTCAATTGGGAGCTTTATTGAATCCAAATAGTACTATTTATATTACTATTAGTGCTATGGCTGATTCAGCATTTTACTTTTTACCAGTTATCGTCGGTTTTTCAGCAGCTAAGCGTTTAGGCGGCGATCCTATTATAGCAGCTGTTATAGGTGGAGTTTTGACGTATCCTCAAATTGTTACCTGGGGCAAAGGGTTCAAACCTATGTTTTCTATTGCTGGATTCCACTTTCAATATTTAAACTACACTTATTCTATTTTTCCAATGATTTTAGCTGCATGGCTAGCTAAAAAACTTGAAACTTGGTTAAAAGAGAAACTGCCAAGCTATTTGCAAATGATTTTTAATCCTTTGATCACTATACTTGTTGTCAGCAGTATTACATTAGTTATTACTGGACCAGTAATTCAAGGTTTAGCTAATGGAATTGCTGATTTTATTAACTTATTAGTTACTGCATCTGGATGGCTAGGTGGTTTAATAATTGGTGGATTCTATCAAATCTTGGTTATCTTTGGACTTCATTGGGGTGTTGTGCCTTTAGTTGCACAGCAAATTTCCAGCAGCGGTCACAGTTCATTAAATGCTATTATTTCCGGAACAATGGTTTCACAAGGTGCTGCTGTTTTGGCGGTTGCATTGAAGTCAAAGAAGGACAATCTTAAGAGTTTAGGTATTGCCTCAGCTATTTCAGCATTTTGCGGTGTAACAGAACCTGCAATTTATGGTGTAAATTTAAGATACCGCAAAGTATTTATTTCTGGCTTGATTGGTTCAGCTGCTAGCGGACTTATAACTGGTTTAATGCATGGTAATATGTATGGCTTTACTGGTTCATTAATTGGATTCTCATCTTTCTTCAATCCAAAGAATCCAACTGAACTAAATAGTTTTTATGCTTTCTTATTATCGAGTGCTGCGGCTATTATAATTAGTTTTATTACAACATGGTTTTGGGGATATAATGATAATATGGCTGCGAGAAATAAGGTTGAAAAGAAACAGAATCCCGGCAAGGTGCATTAA
- a CDS encoding PTS glucose transporter subunit IIA yields MFDIFARNKLKNLNVYAPVSGHVINLTEVKDQVFASGAVGIGFGMEPTSNEILSPVDGKIVMIANTKHAIGITTKQGYEILLHLGIDTVELNGEPFSMYVNVGQKVKIGSKLVNMDIAKIKKANLEPTVITLVTNAKEKAVDFELNTAGEDLLEGKIVGNIKVNKE; encoded by the coding sequence ATGTTTGATATATTTGCTAGAAATAAATTAAAAAATTTAAATGTCTATGCACCTGTTAGCGGTCATGTGATTAATTTGACAGAGGTTAAAGATCAAGTTTTTGCATCTGGTGCTGTTGGAATAGGTTTTGGAATGGAGCCTACTTCAAATGAAATTTTATCACCAGTAGACGGAAAAATTGTGATGATAGCTAATACAAAACATGCTATTGGCATTACTACTAAGCAGGGTTATGAAATTTTATTGCATTTAGGTATTGATACTGTTGAACTTAATGGTGAACCTTTTTCAATGTATGTAAACGTTGGCCAAAAGGTTAAAATTGGCAGTAAACTTGTCAATATGGACATAGCTAAAATTAAAAAGGCTAACTTAGAACCTACAGTAATAACGCTTGTTACTAACGCGAAAGAAAAAGCCGTAGATTTTGAATTAAATACTGCTGGGGAAGATTTACTAGAAGGAAAAATTGTTGGAAATATAAAAGTCAATAAGGAGTGA
- the treR gene encoding trehalose operon repressor: protein MGNINKQNIIAQDIANKIKHEQYAIGEFLPSEHQLCELYGTSRETIRRALGQLNELGLIQKIKGKGSIVLDIQRYTFPISGITSFKELNESLGMHAVTTTLNQEKTFVPEKLARDLVAKNTPAIYVERLRKVNSEPVVVDQDYLLSPTVTELPEGVADNSIYAYLEGTLGLDISYATKEITVEKADQHIANCLQLKGDNLVVVVRSYSYLADTTLFQITASYHRPDKFRFIDFARRKKVITNNKK, encoded by the coding sequence ATGGGAAATATAAATAAACAAAATATAATAGCACAAGATATTGCTAATAAAATTAAACATGAACAATATGCAATTGGAGAATTCTTACCAAGTGAACATCAACTTTGTGAATTATATGGTACATCACGTGAAACAATTCGTCGGGCTCTGGGACAATTAAATGAATTAGGTTTGATTCAAAAAATTAAAGGTAAGGGTTCTATAGTTTTAGATATACAGAGATACACTTTTCCTATTTCAGGAATAACTAGTTTTAAAGAATTGAATGAATCTTTAGGTATGCATGCTGTTACTACCACCTTAAATCAGGAAAAAACCTTCGTACCTGAAAAATTAGCACGTGATTTAGTTGCAAAAAATACACCAGCTATCTATGTGGAAAGGCTGCGTAAAGTAAATAGTGAACCTGTGGTAGTGGATCAAGATTATTTGTTGAGTCCTACTGTTACAGAATTACCTGAAGGTGTTGCTGATAATTCAATTTATGCATATTTGGAAGGTACACTTGGGCTTGATATTTCATATGCTACAAAAGAAATAACTGTTGAAAAAGCTGACCAGCATATAGCTAATTGTTTACAACTAAAAGGTGATAATCTAGTAGTTGTTGTTAGAAGTTACAGTTATCTAGCTGATACTACTTTATTTCAAATTACTGCTTCATATCACCGCCCGGATAAATTTAGGTTTATCGATTTTGCACGAAGAAAAAAAGTAATTACAAATAACAAAAAGTAA
- the treC gene encoding alpha,alpha-phosphotrehalase, with protein sequence MHQLGEKVIYQIYPKSFYDSNGDGIGDIRGIIKKIPYIKKLNIDMIWFNPFFVSPQKDNGYDVADYYNIDPLFGTMQDFKELVFKLKEINVEIMLDMVFNHCSTQHEWFKRALAGEKKYQDYFYIRSPKADGTLPTNWQSKFGGSAWEPFGDTGKYYLHLYAPSQADLDWHNPNVRKEASDIINFWKNKGVKGFRFDVFNVTGKSEKLVDSRNTAQEKLLYTDTPAVQKYLQELNKNSFGQDIDSITVGEMSSTTIQKSIDYTKPENHELSMVFTFHHLKVDYENGKKWNKVPFDFMKLKHFLNKWQIEMDKHGGWTALFWNNHDQPRALNRFGDPKNYREKSAEMLATSIHLLRGTPYIYQGEEIGMTDPDYQSMEDYVDIESHNAYKELLQGGVSPEEAFEIIKTKSRDNSRTPMQWDNSIEAGFSSAAPWLKPTNQQTINVKDELAHGEIFNYYQKLIHLRKNNKTIISGHYLPLLLEHPKVFAYQRVYKNNKIIVINNFYGQELTLKLPDEIKNKSVETLISNYNVSLKNTKDVLILRPYESIALIPQGCKKWY encoded by the coding sequence ATGCATCAATTAGGTGAAAAAGTAATCTATCAAATCTACCCAAAATCTTTTTATGACAGCAATGGTGACGGAATAGGTGATATACGTGGAATTATTAAAAAGATACCATATATAAAAAAATTGAACATAGATATGATATGGTTCAATCCATTCTTTGTTTCACCACAAAAAGATAATGGTTATGATGTTGCAGATTACTATAATATAGATCCATTATTTGGAACAATGCAGGATTTTAAAGAATTAGTTTTTAAATTAAAGGAAATAAATGTCGAAATTATGCTCGATATGGTCTTCAATCACTGTTCAACTCAACATGAATGGTTTAAACGAGCTTTAGCTGGTGAAAAAAAGTATCAAGATTATTTCTACATTCGCAGTCCAAAAGCTGACGGAACACTGCCAACTAATTGGCAATCAAAATTTGGCGGTTCAGCATGGGAACCCTTTGGAGATACTGGGAAATATTATTTACACCTTTATGCTCCTTCTCAAGCAGACCTTGACTGGCATAATCCAAATGTTCGTAAAGAAGCGAGTGATATTATTAATTTTTGGAAAAATAAAGGTGTCAAAGGTTTTAGATTTGATGTATTTAATGTAACAGGCAAATCTGAAAAGTTAGTAGACTCAAGAAATACTGCTCAAGAGAAGTTATTATATACAGATACACCTGCAGTGCAAAAATATTTACAAGAATTAAATAAAAATAGTTTCGGGCAGGATATTGATAGTATTACTGTAGGTGAAATGTCATCCACTACAATACAAAAATCAATTGATTATACTAAACCAGAAAATCATGAACTTTCAATGGTTTTTACATTCCACCATTTAAAGGTTGATTATGAAAACGGTAAAAAGTGGAATAAGGTTCCTTTTGACTTTATGAAACTCAAACATTTTTTAAATAAATGGCAAATAGAAATGGATAAACATGGGGGATGGACTGCTTTATTTTGGAATAACCACGATCAACCTAGAGCTCTAAATCGATTTGGAGATCCTAAAAACTACCGTGAAAAATCAGCTGAAATGCTGGCAACTTCAATTCATCTTTTAAGGGGTACGCCGTACATTTATCAAGGTGAAGAAATAGGTATGACTGATCCTGATTATCAAAGTATGGAAGATTATGTTGATATAGAATCTCATAATGCTTACAAGGAGTTGTTACAAGGGGGAGTATCTCCTGAAGAAGCTTTTGAAATTATAAAAACTAAATCACGTGATAACAGCAGAACTCCAATGCAATGGGATAACAGCATTGAGGCCGGTTTTTCTAGTGCAGCGCCGTGGCTGAAACCAACAAATCAACAAACAATCAATGTAAAAGACGAATTAGCACATGGTGAAATCTTTAATTATTATCAAAAGCTGATTCATTTACGTAAAAACAACAAAACGATTATTTCAGGTCACTACTTGCCGCTGCTGTTAGAGCACCCAAAAGTTTTTGCTTATCAAAGGGTTTATAAAAATAATAAAATTATAGTTATAAATAATTTCTATGGTCAAGAATTAACTTTGAAGCTGCCTGATGAGATTAAAAACAAAAGTGTTGAAACCTTAATAAGTAATTATAATGTATCATTAAAAAATACAAAAGATGTTCTAATTCTCAGACCTTATGAATCAATAGCTTTGATACCCCAGGGGTGTAAAAAATGGTATTAA
- a CDS encoding D-2-hydroxyacid dehydrogenase: MKVLVVIPLNEKEKEKLQSKMPEAEYIFISTKEITDEIVKSADIIIGNVPPQYIKGSRKLKWLQLNSAGTDGYCEAGVIPKGAYLTNATGAYGLAISEHMLGMLLEIKKKLNLYYMNQMKHTWKDEGNVTSIEGSTTLIVGLGNIGGDFARKMKALGSYTIGIKRTKGQKPEYIDELYTMEALDDVLPKANVVALCLPGTKDTYHLFNKDKFNLMRKDAIILNVGRGRSICTEDLCDALEGGIISGAGLDVTEPEPLPDEHRLWDAPGVVITPHISGFFHLPETLRRIVNISIENLEHFKKQEPLKNIVDFNTGYRISGK, translated from the coding sequence ATGAAAGTTTTGGTTGTGATTCCGCTAAACGAAAAAGAAAAAGAAAAACTTCAATCAAAGATGCCGGAGGCAGAGTATATTTTTATATCCACTAAAGAAATTACTGATGAAATTGTAAAAAGTGCTGATATAATCATTGGAAATGTTCCGCCGCAATACATAAAGGGAAGCAGAAAACTTAAATGGCTGCAGCTAAATAGTGCAGGCACAGATGGATACTGTGAAGCTGGTGTAATTCCTAAAGGAGCATATCTTACAAATGCTACTGGTGCGTATGGTCTTGCAATATCTGAACACATGTTAGGTATGCTTCTTGAAATTAAAAAGAAGCTGAATTTATATTACATGAATCAAATGAAACATACGTGGAAAGATGAGGGAAATGTTACTTCAATAGAAGGAAGTACTACACTAATTGTGGGACTTGGCAATATTGGAGGAGATTTTGCCAGAAAAATGAAAGCACTTGGAAGTTATACAATAGGTATAAAAAGGACTAAAGGACAAAAGCCAGAGTATATTGATGAATTATATACAATGGAAGCATTAGATGATGTTTTACCTAAAGCGAATGTAGTGGCTTTATGTCTTCCGGGAACAAAGGATACTTATCACTTATTTAATAAGGATAAATTTAATTTGATGAGGAAAGATGCAATTATTCTTAATGTAGGAAGAGGAAGATCAATATGTACTGAGGATTTGTGTGATGCTCTTGAAGGTGGAATTATTAGTGGAGCAGGTCTTGATGTAACAGAGCCAGAACCATTACCTGATGAACATAGATTATGGGATGCACCAGGAGTTGTTATTACTCCTCATATATCAGGATTTTTTCACCTTCCAGAAACATTGAGAAGAATTGTTAACATAAGTATCGAAAACCTTGAGCATTTTAAGAAACAGGAGCCATTAAAAAATATAGTTGATTTTAATACTGGCTACAGGATATCTGGCAAATAA
- a CDS encoding CRISPR-associated endoribonuclease Cas6: protein MDVIEINVKVYILEDITIEEALEDLSKLIDKSFYKNEDLKNFHEENIMKNYCFNSLYPLDVATKMYKKGCIYNFQLRCIGLKLKNHFLKFLSNEYTSKIKVLVCQSKNILKKPIDRIYSITPIIVKIPGNQKTVYWRNGHTEENFFEYIRTSSIKKYEILTGESIDKSLKLFSYARIDNKKPIAANFKGKKILGDKITLTLETNSDAQNIAYILLGTGTADMCPRGYGFMNYQYIK from the coding sequence ATGGATGTAATTGAGATAAATGTAAAGGTATATATTTTAGAAGATATTACAATAGAAGAGGCACTTGAAGATTTAAGCAAATTAATTGACAAATCTTTTTATAAAAACGAAGATTTAAAAAATTTTCATGAAGAAAACATCATGAAAAATTACTGTTTCAACAGTCTGTATCCTCTGGATGTAGCAACTAAAATGTATAAGAAAGGCTGTATTTACAATTTTCAGTTGAGATGTATAGGATTAAAATTGAAAAATCACTTTTTAAAGTTTTTATCTAATGAGTATACTTCAAAGATAAAAGTACTTGTGTGTCAAAGTAAAAATATACTTAAAAAGCCTATAGATAGAATATACAGCATAACTCCTATAATAGTTAAAATTCCAGGAAATCAAAAAACTGTATATTGGAGAAATGGACACACTGAAGAAAATTTTTTTGAATATATAAGAACAAGCAGTATAAAAAAGTATGAAATTTTAACAGGAGAATCTATAGATAAAAGTTTAAAGTTATTTAGCTATGCAAGAATAGATAATAAGAAGCCAATAGCTGCTAACTTCAAAGGTAAAAAGATTCTTGGTGACAAAATAACGCTAACGTTAGAAACAAATAGTGATGCCCAAAATATTGCATATATACTGCTTGGAACAGGTACAGCTGATATGTGTCCAAGAGGCTACGGATTTATGAATTATCAATACATCAAATAG
- a CDS encoding type I CRISPR-associated protein Cas7: protein MKRVYGVIGIKSIMANWNADFSGYPKTISDGSIFGSDKALKYSIKKYWEDTGEKILYIKSFKTDKGKIRPRSLEERYNQVFDTTLTKKDESTIILKNLFSALDVKSFGATFAEEGNNIAITGAVQIGQGFNVYKGSNAEEQQILSPFRSDKKPKEGKEAEEANQSTLGTKIVSDEAHYLYPFYINPISYRDYVDMKVTEGYTEGDYKKFKDGSLIGATALNTNAKAGCENEFALFIETNEETYLPNLTQFMDFDKGEDKDIITFNLDKILDQIKDDVKSIEIYYNDYKLKLNNIPKGAKLFNIFTRKEV, encoded by the coding sequence ATGAAAAGAGTATACGGCGTTATTGGAATTAAATCTATTATGGCAAATTGGAATGCTGATTTTAGCGGTTATCCAAAGACAATTAGTGATGGATCTATATTTGGAAGTGACAAGGCACTTAAATACAGTATAAAAAAGTATTGGGAAGATACTGGAGAAAAAATACTATATATAAAATCATTCAAAACTGACAAAGGCAAGATAAGACCAAGATCTCTTGAGGAAAGATACAATCAAGTATTTGATACAACTCTTACTAAAAAAGATGAAAGTACAATTATACTTAAAAATTTATTTTCTGCACTCGATGTAAAATCTTTTGGAGCCACATTTGCAGAGGAAGGAAATAATATAGCAATTACAGGAGCAGTGCAGATAGGACAAGGATTTAATGTGTATAAAGGTTCCAATGCAGAAGAACAGCAAATACTTTCTCCATTTAGAAGTGATAAAAAACCTAAAGAAGGAAAAGAAGCAGAAGAAGCAAATCAAAGTACACTTGGAACAAAAATTGTAAGTGATGAGGCACACTATTTGTATCCATTTTATATAAATCCAATTTCTTATAGAGATTATGTAGATATGAAAGTTACGGAAGGTTATACAGAAGGTGATTACAAAAAATTTAAGGATGGATCATTAATAGGTGCAACTGCATTAAATACAAATGCCAAGGCAGGCTGCGAAAATGAATTTGCACTATTTATAGAAACAAATGAGGAAACTTATCTTCCAAATTTAACTCAATTTATGGATTTTGATAAAGGAGAAGATAAAGACATAATTACTTTTAATTTAGATAAAATATTAGATCAAATTAAAGATGACGTTAAAAGTATAGAAATTTATTATAATGACTACAAGTTAAAACTAAATAACATACCAAAAGGAGCTAAGCTTTTTAATATATTTACAAGAAAAGAGGTTTAA
- the cas5b gene encoding type I-B CRISPR-associated protein Cas5b codes for MKVVRFKLSGRTAFFKKPDVNTYYYFTYGNIHKIALLGIMGSILGLGGYNTQSRDFKNNVYPEFYEKLKDAKVAIITLNKHGYITKKVQSFNNSVGYASKESGGNLIVKEQWLQEPEWLIYVKIDNVTDEFSNMIKKNKAKFIPYLGTNDHFADITDVSELEVCKIDDIDKVDSIFETDYFKIDKYQDEEDDSDTAWKYTEYLPAALDKDLNQYQFSDFTETNMCIESVSEGVDVYKDEELDKNLYFF; via the coding sequence ATGAAAGTAGTAAGGTTCAAGCTTTCTGGTAGAACTGCATTCTTTAAAAAGCCTGATGTAAATACTTATTATTATTTTACATATGGTAATATACACAAAATAGCCCTTCTTGGAATAATGGGAAGTATTCTTGGTCTTGGAGGATACAATACACAAAGTAGAGATTTTAAAAATAATGTATATCCTGAATTTTACGAAAAACTTAAGGATGCTAAAGTTGCGATAATAACTCTTAATAAGCATGGATATATAACTAAAAAAGTTCAGTCATTTAATAATTCTGTAGGATATGCAAGCAAAGAGAGCGGAGGAAACCTCATAGTAAAAGAACAGTGGCTGCAGGAACCAGAATGGTTGATTTATGTAAAAATAGATAATGTAACAGATGAATTTTCAAATATGATTAAGAAAAATAAAGCTAAGTTTATACCATACCTTGGTACCAATGATCATTTTGCAGATATAACTGATGTTAGTGAACTTGAAGTTTGTAAAATAGATGATATAGATAAGGTAGATAGTATTTTTGAAACAGATTATTTTAAAATAGATAAATACCAAGATGAAGAAGATGATAGTGATACTGCATGGAAGTATACTGAATATCTTCCAGCAGCTCTTGATAAAGATTTAAATCAATATCAATTTTCTGATTTTACAGAGACAAATATGTGTATAGAGTCGGTTAGTGAAGGGGTAGATGTATATAAAGACGAGGAATTAGATAAAAATTTATATTTTTTTTAA